From a region of the Phaseolus vulgaris cultivar G19833 chromosome 6, P. vulgaris v2.0, whole genome shotgun sequence genome:
- the LOC137833206 gene encoding putative U-box domain-containing protein 55: MLGKDHMARLRSVVKRHKLAAGSQTVPNSVAEAAIARAELPPVGSSSPIAPPAPSRKKLPPKRAKRKNPIMVSDEEDDESTEDGLVRKRNRATVAELPANEIAGGVPEQTTDIQRSSQPVVEPDASPPRPDVPLVVHTYEGSDENQPPPPLPIPALPAPIEEVLKAHVAYLSAMTTECVEKRLHQMMGEALRDSLGQYKSEAGVAKDQVQQLKRDLTMRGLEFSRLENALKEELRSERKNSAELDQKLSAKLLEVTELEGKLVHQQEKIAGLGETLKAKGAYADELEAKSIEREDLLGKIKADMDQKAKELSEKEKELSESTTKLAQALEENEKLKKQSEELDLNAANVLTFGFSAALEQFACAYPDLDLSQFSICHEVVDGKIVPSD; encoded by the exons ATGCTGGGAAAGGATCATATGGCTAGGCTGCGTTCTGTAGTCAAACGCCACAAACTCGCCGCGGGCTCTCAAACCGTCCCGAATTCTGTGGCGGAAGCTGCTATTGCCCGAGCCGAGCTTCCTCCCGTGGGCTCATCTTCCCCTATCGCCCCTCCTGCCCCTTCGAGAAAGAAGCTGCCGCCAAAGAGGGCCAAGAGGAAGAATCCCATAATGGTGTCGGATGAGGAGGATGACGAGAGCACTGAAGATGGACTTGTCCGTAAAAGGAATAGGGCGACCGTCGCCGAGCTACCCGCAAACGAGA TTGCTGGGGGCGTTCCGGAGCAAACTACGGATATTCAACGGTCTTCCCAACCTGTAGTGGAGCCAGACGCGTCGCCGCCGCGTCCTGATGTTCCCCTGGTTGTCCATACCTATGAGGGCAGCGACGAGAACCAACCCCCGCCTCCTCTTCCAATCCCTGCTCTTCCAGCCCCCATCGAGGAGGTCTTGAAAGCCCACGTCGCTTACCTTAGCGCCATGACTACCGAGTGCGTAGAGAAACGCCTTCACCAGATGATGGGCGAGGCTTTAAGGGACTCCTTGGGCCAGTATAAATCCGAAGCTGGTGTTGCGAAGGATCAAGTCCAGCAACTTAAGCGTGATCTTACGATGCGGGGATTGGAGTTTTCGCGGTTAGAGAATGCTCTGAAGGAGGAGTTGCGGAGCGAACGTAAAAACAGCGCTGAACTAGACCAAAAGCTCAGTGCCAAACTCTTGGAGGTCACCGAACTCGAGGGCAAACTCGTGCATCAACAGGAGAAGATAGCGGGCCTTGGGGAGACTCTCAAAGCCAAAGGGGCTTACGCGGATGAGCTCGAGGCCAAGTCAATTGAGAGGGAGGATCTGCTGGGTAAAATCAAAGCTGACATGGACCAAAAGGCCAAGGAACTgagcgagaaagagaaagagctGAGCGAATCTACAACAAAGCTTGCCCAGGCGCTTGAGGAGAACGAAAAGCTGAAGAAGCAAAGTGAAGAACTCGACCTCAACGCTGCAAACGTTCTGACTTTCGGGTTTAGCGCAGCCTTGGAACAGTTCGCTTGTGCTTACCCCGACTTGGACCTCTCCCAGTTCTCAATTTGCCATGAAGTGGTAGACGGCAAAATCGTACCCTCAGACTAA